From a single Dendropsophus ebraccatus isolate aDenEbr1 chromosome 8, aDenEbr1.pat, whole genome shotgun sequence genomic region:
- the LOC138800022 gene encoding taste receptor type 2 member 8-like: MSSVHPFLQLGIYIFFLVTGVLGNLFILIVYFLDWVKTHHCNPSILIISSIAVISIFYQGTITFGKVAALMFLEFYMQVWVVIPLAAIMCSLAFSSIWCSTCLCFFYCIKIVNFRGSFFYKLKTKVEVIVPWLLIISVAASWSLGVPAYWDLYMDIKVVTATNVTSILSFAVRSRCQCLFQIYTMIAAIAFAIILTTAGAIVTSLCKHMIRMKKNNEGSGNSRIHSHLLAAKTVTSLLVLYLIFYGFLSSLFSYVDNNRSLIFDLSFFVISSFPTFNSIILVIGNRKLSNSLKELLCMRPHAANIEVTVTTH; encoded by the coding sequence ATGTCTTCtgttcatccttttttgcaacttGGTATCTATATCTTCTTTCTAGTGACTGGAGTATTAGGAAATCTATTCATCCTGATAGTTTATTTCCTAGACTGGGTAAAAACCCATCATTGCAACCCATCAATACTTATAATCAGCAGCATTGCTGTCATCAGTATCTTCTATCAAGGAACAATTACATTCGGTAAGGTCGCTGCCTTAATGTTTCTGGAATTCTACATGCAAGTCTGGGTGGTTATTCCTTTGGCGGCCATCATGTGCTCACTGGCATTCTCAAGCATTTGGTGTTCCACCTGCCTGTGTTTCTTCTATTGCATTAAGATTGTCAATTTCCGAGGGTCTTTCTTCTACAAGCTCAAGACAAAGGTTGAAGTCATTGTACCATGGTTACTCATTATTTCTGTTGCTGCATCTTGGTCACTTGGAGTACCAGCCTACTGGGATCTCTATATGGACATTAAGGTTGTGACTGCCACAAATGTAACCTCAATTCTTTCCTTTGCTGTTAGAAGCAGGTGCCAATGTCTGTTTCAGATTTACACAATGATTGCCGCCATTGCTTTTGCTATAATATTGACCACTGCTGGAGCCATTGTTACCTCTTTGTGTAAGCACATGATACGGATGAAGAAAAACAACGAAGGTTCCGGAAATTCAAGAATTCATTCTCATTTATTGGCGGCAAAAACTGTGACCTCTCTCCTTGTACTGTATCTGATATTCTATGGATTCCTGAGTTCATTATTTAGTTATGTGGATAATAACAGAAGCCTGATATTTGACCTTTCATTTTTTGTGATTTCCAGTTTCCCAACATTTAACTCTATTATACTTGTAATAGGAAACCGGAAGTTGTCAAACAGCTTAAAGGAACTTTTATGCATGAGACCTCATGCTGCTAATATTGAAGTCACTGTAACTACCCACTAG